GGAAAGTTATCCTTTCTTTACTACCGTGAACTCCCGGCAGCATTTGCAACATGTGACCCAGCATTAAGCTAGCtaaccatatatttttttctttatttaatttaaataccaGTTTCTGACGATGACGAAATAGACTACACAACCAAACCAGAGTTTTATGACCCGGATCTTGATGATAAGAATGAACAATGGATTCATAAAAAGAGGCAGGGACGTGTCTCTGATGCCGTGCTTAGCTGCCCTGCTTGCTTCACTACCCTCTGCCTGGAATGTCAGAGGTGCACACATGAGTTACTGTTTTGCTTGCATGGCCATATGTATATGTTTTTACATAAACTAACATTTTAATTTGGCATAAGGAATTACTATATTGGTAGATTGAGAAGAACAATTAGAGATGACAAGCACAATTATCCATGCTGTTTAGCAAGGATCATTTAGTGTTCGGAAAAATTCTTTCCCATAAGGAGAGGaggggaagaagaaaatatgcGTTGTCGATAAAGACGAGACTAATATATTGCTTTGCtgtaaacatttttcaaaaattctctGTACACATCTTGATACTCTGGCTACTGGATTTCTAAACAAGGGGATtgcctcttcttttttttttttttttctggataaAATGAATCGATCttagaaaataatttgttattttcgAAAAAACTAACACTTTAGTTAAAGAAAGTGGTTCTGCTCCTTGAAGATgagtttttttgaaaaagttcaAGAATTTTGTAGCGCCATCACTGTATCCTATCCACTAACCTGTTAAACTTTGGCCTTTTTCACCTTTTACTTTTGGCGTGTTCTCCTGGCTAACAACTGCATGCATGAACTGTTTTCAATTAGCAGCACTACTCGTGGATCGGTATTATATTTATGCAGATGTTCTGCTACTACAATCGCTACTGATATAGATTTCAAACACCATATAATTTCATTAGATTAagtttctttgcttttaatcTCAAATCAACCACCAGAGAAATGTATTATAGAAAGGACACAAAATTTAGTGTTTGCTTTTGAACAAGATCATCTTTTTAATGGGTATCTTATCCAAGTAAATAATATAGTTGAATGACACTATATTTGTTCGTAACTGGTTTGACTAACCTGTCGGTTATGACTTATGAATTGAATGACCGACCTTCTTTAGTTTCTTGCAGGCATGAAAAATATTTGACCCAGTACAGGGCAGTATTTGTTGCAAACTGCAAAATCGGGAATGACAAGGTTTTGAAGCAAAATACTtcaagatcaagaaaaagaaatagagggAGTGAAAGATTTGATAGAAATGACACTAATTCAACTAACAGTGAAACATTCAAGCAAGTTTGCTGTTCTGTTTGCTCGACAGAGGTTGGTGTCATGGACCAAGATGAGATTTATCATTTCTACAATGTTCTCCCGAGTGAATCCTGACTGATTTACATGTATCTGCTCAGAAGTGGCCTTCTCTGAATCCCACTACCTTACAAAATTCCAACTCAGAACTAATTTATCTCAGTATCTCCATGCTCTACACCCATGAAAACATATTCATACACGTCCAATATTTCAGCCTCGGAAGCATATTCTTGACGTAACCTTCGATGGAGGAATATACTGTATTTGTGGCTAAAACCGTGGACACGGAGATATTGCTTTAAGAGAACAAAATTAACATCTTTGGAGGTACACTGTATGACAGTATCTGTTGTATTTTTCTCAATACCTTGTGAAATTCTTTCTATTTTTGCtaccatttttgtttttcattttttattgtcaCGGACGATTCCAATGATGCAAAAGCTTGGGATCTGTTTCATTAGCTCGTAGGCAGCTTATACAGTTAGCTCCATATCAAGCAACAATTTACAAAACCAATGCGCGTAAA
This genomic interval from Vigna radiata var. radiata cultivar VC1973A chromosome 8, Vradiata_ver6, whole genome shotgun sequence contains the following:
- the LOC106769912 gene encoding E2F-associated phosphoprotein — its product is MDEDDGVRGNTVTHSPTNSQQTVSDDDEIDYTTKPEFYDPDLDDKNEQWIHKKRQGRVSDAVLSCPACFTTLCLECQRHEKYLTQYRAVFVANCKIGNDKVLKQNTSRSRKRNRGSERFDRNDTNSTNSETFKQVCCSVCSTEVGVMDQDEIYHFYNVLPSES